CGTTTGGCATGGTGTAAAATGTTTTcggtgtaaaatgattttccatgaaaaacattttccatgaTCATGAAAAATGGTGAGGAAAGGTGGAAAAATGGTTTCccttcctttcaaatggaaaaagtTTTTCCATCTTTCAGGGAGTTAAAGAGAATTATTTTCCATCTCgtgccaaaccaaacaacgtaaaatgattgaaaggggggaaatcgtttttcatgaaaacgttttacaccctaccaaacggagccttggTAGTGACAGTCTTTCCGTAAGTTATCATTTCATTGAGAGCTAATACAATTGTAACCAATAGCTAGAAGTGTCACTCTCCTCGAATTACGATTGTAAATAACAAAGTAAAGCATGGCGTTTCTACCATATGATGTTTTAAAAACGAAAAAAAAGGCTTAAAATGGTAGTACAAGGTGAAATTTGTACCTATTATCTTTTGCGCTTCAAGAACTTGGCTGTCAATCTCTGTACTAGATACTCTATGCCCTCTTTCAGGCTAGCTTTTCTCCCCTCGTCATAGTTCCAGATTTCAGGAACAACAAACCTACCACTGGGATTGTAGTCATTCAGCTCCAACAATGCACTAACCACCTCTTTGTATGCTTCCTCGCCCCATTTACTTTTCAATCCTTTCAACTTATTGTCATCTTCATCTACAACTTCCTGGGTTGACAGAATAAACAATTTAACATCAACATTGATGAAAATGTTGCAAAGGCATTGGATATGAACAACAATTTCTTGGCCGTTCAATAGAAATAGCAGATGAAATATTTTTGACTGATTAACATTTGCATTCAAGGAAGATAAAGACCAAACACAAAGGATGAAGGTAAACTGAAagaatttttttgttgttgagcAAGCTGATATCTTTTTACCCAGCGCAAATTATGACAAGAACATGGCTTTAGCATTGTTACCAATATAACTTTGCGCCACATCTGCCACAAGGTATGGTCTCTCCGATATcttcaaataattttaaaatcagaAATGCATCAccttcaaatcaaaccctttctTTCACACATTTGATATCTACTGTCTTCTCAATATGTAAAGAAATTGCCGATAAGTATACAAGTTACCTTCAACTTTCCATtcacaattttatttttgaaaggaTGCCAACTAGGATCACCAAGGATTTGTTGCCATGATGAGCataactcagatgctttcataTCCCAATCTCCGGATGGCATCCTTTTCAAACAGGCATCTCGAAAAGGCGTAATTTGAACCTCCCCCATTCGTTTGATTCTAA
This sequence is a window from Spinacia oleracea cultivar Varoflay chromosome 1, BTI_SOV_V1, whole genome shotgun sequence. Protein-coding genes within it:
- the LOC110794819 gene encoding factor of DNA methylation 1 isoform X2 produces the protein MISCRQPLTVWLWRNGSCNKIMPELSLSEIERLQSVILNSEKEKRELEYQRQQIELRAEEVDKREIQIKSKHEKLDSLMRELEEGGDEMQCLETLNQTLISKERITNEELQDARKYLIRTLQGITDVEASIRIKRMGEVQITPFRDACLKRMPSGDWDMKASELCSSWQQILGDPSWHPFKNKIVNGKLKEVVDEDDNKLKGLKSKWGEEAYKEVVSALLELNDYNPSGRFVVPEIWNYDEGRKASLKEGIEYLVQRLTAKFLKRKR